Part of the Pseudomonas sp. ADAK13 genome is shown below.
GCAGGTCGAGCGCCTTGACCACGTAGTCGGCCAGGTCCTGGGCGCCGCGACCAATGATGTGCTGCTTGATCCCCCAGTCATAGGTGCGCCCGTAACGTTCGGCGATGATCTGTGTAACTTCGGTGTAGATGCCTTCTGTGTCCAGCAACAACCCGTCCATATCGAAAATCACAGCCTTGATCGGGACAGCGGTACGCGGTGCATTCATCACTACAGATCCGTGGGCAAAGAACTAAAAGGATTCAGCACAATAACGGCCCGCCTTGCCTGCAAGCAACCGTTACGAAGTTGTGCCGAACCCTGTCAGCGCTTCACTCAGGAAAATCAGCGCCCTCGGTCACATCCGCCCACGCGTCAAAATCCGCACTCAACGCCTTCACCTTGATCCGCGCAAAGTTCAGCGCAGCCTTGCCCAACAACAGGCGCAATGGCGGCTGCTCAGCCTCCACCGCCTTGACGATGGCAATCGCCGCGCGCACCGGGTCACCCGGCTGCTTGCCGCTGTAGCTGCGAACCATGTTGGCCCGGGCCACGGCCGTTTCCTTATAGTCGGCAATCCCGTGGGCCGCCTCGTTGGCCGAACGCCCGGCCCAGTCGGTACGGAACGGGCCCGGCTCGACCAGCAACACCTTGATGCCCAACGGCGCGACTTCCTGGGACAACGCCTCGGAAAGCCCCTCGACCGCAAACTTGGTAGCGTTGTAGAAACTCAACGACGGGAACGCCGCTACACCGCCCACCGAGGAGATGTTCACGATGCTGCCCGAACGCCGGGCACGCATGCCCGGCAAAGCCGCGCGGGTCATGGCGCTCAAGCCCCACACGTTGATTTCGAACATGTTGCGCACATCATCCAGGTCGCTTTCTTCGAAGGAGCCGAAATAGCCGACACCGGCGTTGTTGACCAGCACGTCGATATGCCCGAAGCGTGCTTCAGCCGCTTTCACGGCGGCGTCGACCTGGGCCTGGTCGGTCACGTCCAGCGTCAGCACCAGGGCGTTGTCTTCGTGACCGGCGACGATGTCCTGCACCTGTTGCGGATTACGCGCGGTGACCACGGTCGGGTAACCGAGGCTCAAGGTGTGCAGCGCCAACTGGCGGCCGAAACCGGTGGAGCAACCAGTGATGAACCAGACGGGTTTTGCGGTGGAAGTCGTCATGAAGGGCCAATCCTCGTGTGTGTAGGAAAAGTATGCGCGCCGCTGTTCTTGCTAAAAAGATGCATAATCCGCAAGGCCCTTTCGGAAATACCACACAATGGACACGCCCGATTTCCAGCAATTACGCCTGTTTTTGCAGGTCGCCCGCTCGAAAAGCTTCACCCAGGCGGCCGACGCCAACAGCCTCTCGGTGTCGACCGTCAGCCATCGCGTGCGTGCCCTGGAAAAACAGCTGGGCGTGCAACTGCTCAACCGCACCACCCGCAGTGTCAGCGTGACCGAGGCCGGCGAGCAGTTGATCCAGAAGATCACCCCGCTGCTGGAAGAACTGCAAACCAGCCTGCACAGCGTAGCGGCGGCCACCGTCGACGCTGCCGGCACCTTGCGCCTTAACATTCCCTCCACCGCCAGCAGAATGGTCCTGCAACCATTGCTCCAGCGCTTCCTGCGCAAATACCCGGGCATCAACCTGGAAGTGGCGGTGGACAACAGCCTGGTGGACATCGTCGCCCAGGGCTTTGATGCGGGCATCCGCTACGACCACGTGCTGGCCGAAGACATGGTGGTGGTGCCGGTGGCGACGCAACTGCGATTCGTCATCGTCGCCACGCCGGAGTATTTGCAGGGGCGCAAGCTGCCGACTCATCCCCACGATTTGCTGGAGCATGAGTGCGTCAACTACCGCAGCGCGCAGACCGGCTCACTGCACCGCTGGGACTTTGAAAAAGCCGGCAAGCAAATACGGGTGACGGTAAAAGGCCGGCTGGCGACCAATGACGTGGAGTTGATGGTGCGCGGTGCGCTGGACGGGTTTGGCTTTGCCTACGTCGCGCGCTCCAGCGTCGAGCAGTACCTGCAACGCGGCGAGTTGGTGGAGGTTTTGGACGACTGGATTGCCCACAGCGCGCTGTATTTGTATTACTTCAACCGCACGAACACGCCGAAGAAACTGCGGGTGTTCATTGAGTTCCTGAAGGAAGAATTCGGGACCTGATCCATTCAAAAAGCGAGCCCCATCATGCTCTACCGTTTTGCCGCCGACGGCCTGGTGCTGTTTCACCTGTTGTTCATTCTGTTCGTGCTGTTCGGCGGCTTGCTCGCCCTCAAATGGCGACCGGTCATGTGGCTGCATTTGCCTGCCGCCGCGTGGGGCGTTGCCGTTGAAGTGTTCCATCTGCCCTGCCCGCTGACCCGCTGGGAAAATCTGTTTCGTCATTTGGCCGGGCAGGACGGTTATGGCGGCGGCTTTATCGAGCATTACATCCTGACCCTGATCTACCCGGCCGGGCTGACCCCGCAGATCCAGCTGGGGCTGGGCGCACTGGTGCTGTTGATCAATATCGCGGTGTATGTGCGGCTGATCAGGCGCGCTTAGGCAAACAGCCGATGCCCACCAATGTCGCCTCAACCGCTTCATCCAAAGGCGTGTGCGGTTCGCTGCCCAATGTCTGTACGAGGCGGCGGTTATCCATGCGCACCTCGGTTTGCCACAGGTAGCGCATTTCCTGCATCTCGCGGAAGGTGGTGACAAAGGGCGCGGCCAGTTTCAGCAGCCACCACGGGAAAGCACGTACAGAAGGCTGCTGGCCGGTCCGGCGTGACACCACCCGCTGAATCGCCTGGCTCATCTGCCGGCCATCGGCGTCAATATGCCCCGCCATATGAAAACGGGCGAAGGCCTCCAGGGTGTCGCGGCGTGCGATCAGCTCGACCATGGTGCTCGCCACGTCAGGCAGGTAGGCCCACTGATGCCCCACGCCTGGCGCGCCTGGATAACTCACGCTGGACACCGGCTTTGCGGGCTTGATCAAGCCTTGGGAGAATCAGCTGCTGCCGGCCTTGGCACCGAAGAAATCGCCGGCGCGCACGATCAACACCCGGGCGCCACGCTCGGTGGCCTCCCGCAAACGCTGTTCCATCTCCACCCGGATCGCGCCCTTGCGGGTGAGTGGATGCTGGGGTGAATCCTCCTCCAGCCGCGCAAATGCGTCGGGGCCGTAGTTATAAACCGTGCCTGGCAAGACAATCATTGCCCCTTCAGCGATTGCCGCGGCGATGCTGTTGTCGATCATCGGCAACACCAGCTCCGCCCAACGCTGGTAGCCGGGCGGGTTGACGGCATGCACGATCACCGAACAGCCCTTCGCCGCCGCAAGCACTTCCTCACGGTTCAGGGCATCACCTTTTATCCAGGTGAAATCGGCGTTCTGGGTGTGGGCCTTATCCACATCCCTCGTCAGCGCACATACCTGCCAGCCGGCAGCAAACAACTGCCGCGCCACTTCGCCACCAATCCCGCCTGTCGCACCCAACACCAGAACCTTGTTCATGCTTTTTCCCCTTGGGGTTGTTTGATGAGGCGATTCTGTTCGCCGGCGGGCTATAGAGGAATTGCCGAAGATCATCCAGACGCTATACATTTATGCATGGCATCGACTATTGGTTGGGAGCTTTACCGGTCATTCCTCGGGGTACTCAAGGAAGGATCGCTGTCGGGGGCCGCACGGCAGCTCGGCATTACGCAGCCCACCGTTGGGCGGCACATCGCTGCGCTGGAAAAATCCCTGAACGTGGTGCTGTTCACCCGCTCTGCCAGCGGCCTGCTGCCCACCGCCGTCGCCCTCACCCTGCGCACCCACGCCGAAACCATGGAAACCACGGCCGCCGCTCTCGAACGGGCCGCCTCGCCCCAAGGTCCCGAAGTGCGTGGCGTGGTGCGGGTGTCGGCCAGCGAAGTGATTGGCGTGGAAGTGCTGCCGCCGATCATCACCCGCCTGCGTCAACAGCACCCGCACCTCAAGGTCGAACTGGTGCTGAGCAACCGCCTGCTGGACCTGCTGCAACTGGAAGCCGACATCGCCGTGCGAATGGTCCGACCCAGCCAGGAACAACTGCTGGCGAAACGCATCGGCGTGATCGAAGTCGGCCTGCACGCGCGTAACGACTACCTGCAACAACACGGCACGCCCCAGAGCCTGAACGACCTCACCACCCATTCAGTCATCGGCTACGACCAGGAAAGCGCTTTCATCCGCAGCCTGGCCGTCAAAGGGTTCGAGCGCAGCGCTTTTTCACTCAGCAGCGACAGCGACCTCGCACAACTGGCCCTGATCCGCGCCGGCGCCGGCATCGGCGGCTGCCAGGTCAAACTGGCCCGGCAAGACGCCCGCCTGAGCCGGGTCCTGCCGGACGCATTCGCCCTCCAGCTCGACACCTGGGTCACCATGCACGAAGACCTGCGCAACAGCCCGCGCTGCCGCGTCACCTTTGATGCCCTGGTCGCCGGTTTGCAGCATTACGTACAGGATTGAGACAGCTTCGCTGGTGAAGAATCAGAGTCCCTCAAACCCTTCATAGACGCCCCCATGTCCGAAGCCTTCGAAGTCCCCAGCCCCCACGAAAAACACGTCGAACACGCCACCGAACATGCCCACAGGCAGGGCGACAATTTCGCCAGCCGCATCGCTGTGATGACCGCCATCATGGCCACCGTCGGCGCCATGCTCAGCTACCAGGCCGGCTCCACCGAAAGCGAAGCGGCGATGGACAAAAACAACGCCGCCATCTTCAAGACCGAAGCCGCCAACCAATGGAACTACTACCAGGCCAAATCCAGCCGGCAGAACCTTGCGGAGCTGGCGACGCATATCCCGGGCATCGACGCCAAGCACTACACCGACGAGATCGAGCGTTATAAAACCCAGAAGGAAGACGTGCGCAAAAAAGCCGAAAAGCTTGAAGCCACCTCGAAAGAATGGGATGAAAAGTCAGAGCAGGCGCTGCATCAGCATCACCGCTGGGCGCAAGCAATGACCGCGATTCAGATCGCGATTTCGCTGGCGGCGATTACCTTGCTGACAAGGAAGGAATGGTTGAAGCGCATGGCGTATACCGCCGGGGGCGTGAGCGTGGTGTTGGGTGGGATGGCCTGGCTGCATATTTGAGAGCTGGATTTTCATCGCCCCTCGAAAGCAGAAATACGACGTCACGTATCGTCGTATTTCGCTGATAGCTATCACCAAACCAAACCGACTATAAAACTCGCCATCGCTCGCAACGTGCCGGAGGTACGAAATGCTTATTACGACTTCGCAAACAAAACCTTCCGAGACACTGCGGGCCGACAGCTTCTGGATGGAAATCTGGCAAAGTGGAGCTTTGAGCATCCAGGAAGCCGAAAGGCGGGCGCAGGGCTCGCGACGCTTAAAAGAGGCCTACTCGTCGGTACCCTTCTACGCGAAGAAGGCAGCTCGAGACTCTCAATTCTGGAGCAAATTTTACGCGAGCCGCGTGAACTCGTAGAAAAAGGCAATCTTGCCGGAATCTTCTACTGACCATCTGATGCCCCCTCCTCCCTGACTCACTCATATTCACCAGACCCCTCGCGCCAGAAAACATCGGCATATCCACTTGGGGTCGTACATCTACTCGCTATATAGTAAAACGCATAACGCCTGACACTATAAAGCCGAGGAAAAGCCGGTGACCGCACAATCATCCAAGGAAGCTGTGGGCGTCGCCTATAGCATCGACTCAATGCGCTACGCCCAGGCCATGACCTGGCGCGCCATCGAAGCGCTGTCCAAACTCATCCGCCCCGGCATGCTCGAATCCGAAGCCCGCGAACTCGGCAAAAAGGTCCTCGCCGACCTCGACATGCAACGCATCTGGCAC
Proteins encoded:
- a CDS encoding oxidoreductase, whose protein sequence is MTTSTAKPVWFITGCSTGFGRQLALHTLSLGYPTVVTARNPQQVQDIVAGHEDNALVLTLDVTDQAQVDAAVKAAEARFGHIDVLVNNAGVGYFGSFEESDLDDVRNMFEINVWGLSAMTRAALPGMRARRSGSIVNISSVGGVAAFPSLSFYNATKFAVEGLSEALSQEVAPLGIKVLLVEPGPFRTDWAGRSANEAAHGIADYKETAVARANMVRSYSGKQPGDPVRAAIAIVKAVEAEQPPLRLLLGKAALNFARIKVKALSADFDAWADVTEGADFPE
- a CDS encoding LysR family transcriptional regulator, with the translated sequence MDTPDFQQLRLFLQVARSKSFTQAADANSLSVSTVSHRVRALEKQLGVQLLNRTTRSVSVTEAGEQLIQKITPLLEELQTSLHSVAAATVDAAGTLRLNIPSTASRMVLQPLLQRFLRKYPGINLEVAVDNSLVDIVAQGFDAGIRYDHVLAEDMVVVPVATQLRFVIVATPEYLQGRKLPTHPHDLLEHECVNYRSAQTGSLHRWDFEKAGKQIRVTVKGRLATNDVELMVRGALDGFGFAYVARSSVEQYLQRGELVEVLDDWIAHSALYLYYFNRTNTPKKLRVFIEFLKEEFGT
- a CDS encoding DUF2784 domain-containing protein; its protein translation is MLYRFAADGLVLFHLLFILFVLFGGLLALKWRPVMWLHLPAAAWGVAVEVFHLPCPLTRWENLFRHLAGQDGYGGGFIEHYILTLIYPAGLTPQIQLGLGALVLLINIAVYVRLIRRA
- a CDS encoding LysR family transcriptional regulator encodes the protein MASTIGWELYRSFLGVLKEGSLSGAARQLGITQPTVGRHIAALEKSLNVVLFTRSASGLLPTAVALTLRTHAETMETTAAALERAASPQGPEVRGVVRVSASEVIGVEVLPPIITRLRQQHPHLKVELVLSNRLLDLLQLEADIAVRMVRPSQEQLLAKRIGVIEVGLHARNDYLQQHGTPQSLNDLTTHSVIGYDQESAFIRSLAVKGFERSAFSLSSDSDLAQLALIRAGAGIGGCQVKLARQDARLSRVLPDAFALQLDTWVTMHEDLRNSPRCRVTFDALVAGLQHYVQD
- a CDS encoding DUF4337 domain-containing protein; its protein translation is MSEAFEVPSPHEKHVEHATEHAHRQGDNFASRIAVMTAIMATVGAMLSYQAGSTESEAAMDKNNAAIFKTEAANQWNYYQAKSSRQNLAELATHIPGIDAKHYTDEIERYKTQKEDVRKKAEKLEATSKEWDEKSEQALHQHHRWAQAMTAIQIAISLAAITLLTRKEWLKRMAYTAGGVSVVLGGMAWLHI